In Gossypium raimondii isolate GPD5lz chromosome 12, ASM2569854v1, whole genome shotgun sequence, a single window of DNA contains:
- the LOC105764467 gene encoding magnesium transporter MRS2-5 isoform X1, whose amino-acid sequence MEESQGDFLPSDVPESTSSNNCERNTSSAHSNRWSGFPGVKKRGHSSRSWIKIDQDGNVKILELDKAKIMRQCSLPSRDLRLLDPLFIYPSTILGREKAIVVSLEQIRCIITAEEVILMNSLDINVVQYKSELCKRLQAKKDQSDDLPFEFRALELALELTCMSLDVKVKELEMEIYPVLDELASSINTLNLERVRRLKGHLLTLTQRVQKVRDELEHLMDDDGDMAEMYLTEKKLRSEGNTPHEINPLTNFSGGTRQVSKSAPVSPIASTSGAPRLQRAFSSIVTASKQGSLTSSHGGDNIEQLEMLLEAYFVVIDHTLSKLLSLKEYIDDTEDLINIKLGNVQNHLIQFELLLTAATFVATLFAAVAGVFGMNFAASIFDYPSAFSWVLIITGAGCGLLYFSFLLYFKYKKIFPL is encoded by the exons ATGGAAGAATCACAGGGGGATTTTCTTCCATCTGACGTTCCTGAATCTACATCTTCCAATAACTGTGAAAGGAATACTTCAAGTGCACATTCGAATCGTTGGTCTGGCTTTCCAGGTGTGAAGAAGAGAGGACACAGCAGTCGCTCATGGATAAAGATTGACCAAGATGGGAATGTGAAGATTTTGGAACTTGATAAAGCTAAAATAATGAGACAGTGTTCTTTGCCATCCAGGGACCTAAGGCTTTTGGACCCTTTGTTTATTTATCCTTCAACAATACTAGGAAGGGAGAAGGCTATTGTGGTCAGTCTTGAGCAAATAAGATGCATAATCACAGCTGAGGAGGTTATCTTGATGAACTCTTTGGACATAAATGTTGTCCAATATAAGTCTGAATTATGCAAGCGTCTTCAGGCAAAGAAAGACCAATCTG ATGACCTGCCATTTGAATTTAGGGCTCTGGAACTGGCATTGGAACTAACTTGCATGTCACTTGATGTAAAG gTGAAAGAACTGGAAATGGAGATATATCCAGTGCTAGATGAACTAGCATCATCCATTAATACTCTTAACCTGGAGCGTGTTCGAAGGTTAAAAGGTCACCTCCTTACATTAACCCAGCGAGTTCAGAAG GTTCGAGATGAATTAGAGCATCTTATGGATGATGATGGTGACATGGCTGAGATGTACCTCACAGAGAAAAAACTAAGGTCAGAGGGCAACACCCCCCATGAAATAAATCCTCTAACTAATTTTTCTGGTGGGACCAGACAAGTTTCAAAATCTGCTCCTGTTTCACCAATAGCATCGACCAGTGGAGCTCCAAGATTGCAAAGGGCATTTAGCAGTATCGTGACTGCAAGTAAACAAGGAAGCTTAACTAGTTCACACGGTGGGGATAATATTGAGCAACTTGAAATGTTACTCGAGGCATACTTTGTTGTCATTGATCATACTCTTAGCAAGTTGTTATCG CTGAAAGAGTACATTGATGACACTGAAGATCTGATCAACATTAAATTG GGCAATGTCCAGAACCATCTGATTCAATTTGAGTTACTTCTCACTGCGGCGACTTTTGTAGCCACATTATTCGCTGCTGTAGCAGGTGTGTTTGGAATGAACTTTGCAGCTTCGATTTTTGACTACCCGTCTGCATTTAGTTGGGTTCTCATTATAACAGGTGCTGGATGTGGGTTATTGTACTTTTCTTTCTTGTTGTATTTCAAGTACAAGAAAATATTCCCATTGTAA
- the LOC105764467 gene encoding magnesium transporter MRS2-5 isoform X2 → MEESQGDFLPSDVPESTSSNNCERNTSSAHSNRWSGFPGVKKRGHSSRSWIKIDQDGNVKILELDKAKIMRQCSLPSRDLRLLDPLFIYPSTILGREKAIVVSLEQIRCIITAEEVILMNSLDINVVQYKSELCKRLQAKKDQSDDLPFEFRALELALELTCMSLDVKVKELEMEIYPVLDELASSINTLNLERVRRLKGHLLTLTQRVQKVRDELEHLMDDDGDMAEMYLTEKKLRSEGNTPHEINPLTNFSGGTRQVSKSAPVSPIASTSGAPRLQRAFSSIVTASKQGSLTSSHGGDNIEQLEMLLEAYFVVIDHTLSKLLSLKEYIDDTEDLINIKLVRID, encoded by the exons ATGGAAGAATCACAGGGGGATTTTCTTCCATCTGACGTTCCTGAATCTACATCTTCCAATAACTGTGAAAGGAATACTTCAAGTGCACATTCGAATCGTTGGTCTGGCTTTCCAGGTGTGAAGAAGAGAGGACACAGCAGTCGCTCATGGATAAAGATTGACCAAGATGGGAATGTGAAGATTTTGGAACTTGATAAAGCTAAAATAATGAGACAGTGTTCTTTGCCATCCAGGGACCTAAGGCTTTTGGACCCTTTGTTTATTTATCCTTCAACAATACTAGGAAGGGAGAAGGCTATTGTGGTCAGTCTTGAGCAAATAAGATGCATAATCACAGCTGAGGAGGTTATCTTGATGAACTCTTTGGACATAAATGTTGTCCAATATAAGTCTGAATTATGCAAGCGTCTTCAGGCAAAGAAAGACCAATCTG ATGACCTGCCATTTGAATTTAGGGCTCTGGAACTGGCATTGGAACTAACTTGCATGTCACTTGATGTAAAG gTGAAAGAACTGGAAATGGAGATATATCCAGTGCTAGATGAACTAGCATCATCCATTAATACTCTTAACCTGGAGCGTGTTCGAAGGTTAAAAGGTCACCTCCTTACATTAACCCAGCGAGTTCAGAAG GTTCGAGATGAATTAGAGCATCTTATGGATGATGATGGTGACATGGCTGAGATGTACCTCACAGAGAAAAAACTAAGGTCAGAGGGCAACACCCCCCATGAAATAAATCCTCTAACTAATTTTTCTGGTGGGACCAGACAAGTTTCAAAATCTGCTCCTGTTTCACCAATAGCATCGACCAGTGGAGCTCCAAGATTGCAAAGGGCATTTAGCAGTATCGTGACTGCAAGTAAACAAGGAAGCTTAACTAGTTCACACGGTGGGGATAATATTGAGCAACTTGAAATGTTACTCGAGGCATACTTTGTTGTCATTGATCATACTCTTAGCAAGTTGTTATCG CTGAAAGAGTACATTGATGACACTGAAGATCTGATCAACATTAAATTGGTGAGAATTGATTGA